One window from the genome of Sphaerotilus microaerophilus encodes:
- a CDS encoding endonuclease domain-containing protein: MPFNPRLKERAKALRKAGNLSEVLLWNQLRKGQFKGLDFDRQKIIGNYIVDFFCAEKNTVVEVDGSSHDDKADYDAQRDAFLAGLGLHVVHILDKDVKQDMAAVMGFLMQQMFPDPQGAVTWDSSRCLGHSR, translated from the coding sequence TTGCCGTTCAACCCTCGGTTGAAGGAACGGGCCAAGGCATTGCGCAAGGCGGGCAATCTGTCCGAAGTGCTGCTCTGGAATCAGCTCAGGAAGGGGCAGTTCAAGGGGCTGGATTTCGACCGGCAGAAGATCATTGGCAACTACATCGTGGACTTCTTCTGCGCCGAGAAGAACACCGTCGTCGAGGTGGATGGCAGCAGTCACGACGACAAGGCGGACTATGACGCACAACGCGACGCCTTTCTGGCGGGGCTGGGCCTGCATGTGGTCCATATCCTGGACAAGGACGTGAAGCAGGACATGGCCGCTGTCATGGGCTTCTTGATGCAGCAGATGTTTCCTGACCCGCAGGGCGCCGTGACCTGGGATTCAAGCCGTTGCCTGGGTCACTCACGCTGA
- a CDS encoding SOS response-associated peptidase: MEFSDARDWFKCPQCLLGPVTVEQGEDLRCVIASFGTTTVARWSIEGSIHTGTRSPPAQVFSFDLQDQGFREARPDWHGQRAAARVTRMCTRYITPEQAAIERFWHIGARNQPRWWAHDMFPAYAGPFLRAARDTVAPGRELVVGQWALIPWFAKERKLKYPTCNARSEELAQKASYKHPWARGQRCVIPAAAFFEPCWETGRHVPWRFTRADGEPWSLAGLWSTWTDPATGELVESYTMLTLNADAHPLMARMHKPDPKRPAHLQDKRSVVPIEPEDVDTWLHAPLEQAAQLVRLASAELFVAEPAPT, from the coding sequence GTGGAGTTCAGCGATGCACGCGACTGGTTCAAGTGCCCGCAGTGTCTGTTGGGTCCAGTGACGGTGGAGCAAGGCGAAGACTTGCGCTGCGTGATCGCGTCGTTCGGCACAACCACCGTGGCGAGGTGGTCCATCGAGGGTTCGATCCACACCGGCACCCGTTCCCCACCCGCACAGGTCTTCAGCTTCGACCTGCAGGACCAGGGTTTCCGCGAAGCGCGGCCAGATTGGCATGGACAGCGCGCGGCCGCTAGAGTCACGCGCATGTGCACCCGCTACATCACCCCCGAGCAGGCGGCCATCGAGCGCTTCTGGCACATCGGCGCGCGCAACCAGCCGCGATGGTGGGCGCATGACATGTTCCCGGCCTACGCCGGCCCATTTCTCCGCGCTGCCCGTGACACCGTTGCGCCCGGGCGCGAGCTGGTGGTCGGCCAGTGGGCCCTGATCCCTTGGTTCGCCAAGGAGCGCAAGCTCAAGTACCCCACCTGCAACGCCCGGTCGGAAGAGCTGGCCCAGAAGGCCAGCTACAAGCACCCCTGGGCGCGTGGACAGCGCTGCGTCATCCCGGCGGCCGCCTTCTTCGAGCCCTGCTGGGAGACGGGCAGGCACGTGCCATGGCGCTTCACTCGCGCAGATGGCGAGCCCTGGAGCCTGGCCGGGCTGTGGAGCACCTGGACCGATCCGGCCACGGGCGAGCTGGTCGAGTCCTACACCATGCTCACCCTGAACGCCGATGCCCACCCGCTGATGGCGCGGATGCACAAGCCCGACCCCAAGCGGCCGGCCCACCTGCAGGACAAGCGGTCGGTGGTGCCGATCGAGCCTGAGGACGTGGACACCTGGCTGCACGCGCCCCTGGAACAGGCGGCCCAGCTGGTGCGGCTGGCATCGGCCGAGCTGTTCGTGGCCGAGCCTGCGCCGACCTGA
- a CDS encoding IS3 family transposase (programmed frameshift): protein MNKSNKFSPEVRERAVRMVQEHRGEYPSLWMAVESIAPKIGCVPQTLLTWVKRQEIDAGVREGVTTSEAQRVKELEREVKELRRANEILKVASAFFAPGGARPPIQVLRELIDEHRDTFGVEPICKVLQISPSGYRRYAALQREPHRRCTRAQRDDVLAPQIERVWQTNMQVYGADKVWRQLAREGTAAARCTVERLMRRLGLRGVMRGKVVRTTISDKKAQCPLDKVNRQFKADRPNQLWVSDFTYVSTWQGWLYVAFVIDVFARRIVGWRVSSSMRTDFVLDALEQALYARQPERDSSLIHHSDRGSQYVSIRYSERLAEAGIEPSVGSKGDSYDNALAETINGLYKAELIHRRAPWKTKEAVELATLEWVAWFNNHRLLEPIGYIPPAEAEANYYRQRASQTTTVAA, encoded by the exons ATGAACAAGTCGAACAAGTTCTCACCTGAGGTCCGTGAGAGGGCCGTGCGGATGGTGCAGGAGCATCGCGGGGAGTACCCGTCGTTGTGGATGGCGGTGGAGTCGATTGCGCCGAAGATCGGCTGCGTGCCGCAGACGTTGCTGACCTGGGTCAAGCGTCAGGAGATCGATGCGGGTGTGCGTGAAGGCGTCACGACATCGGAGGCCCAGCGCGTCAAGGAGTTGGAGCGCGAGGTCAAGGAACTGCGCCGGGCAAACGAGATCCTGAAGGTAGCGAGCGCTTTTTTCGCCC CAGGCGGAGCTCGACCGCCGATTCAAGTTCTGAGGGAGCTCATCGACGAGCACCGGGATACGTTTGGGGTCGAGCCGATCTGCAAGGTTCTGCAGATTTCCCCATCTGGGTATCGACGGTACGCGGCGCTTCAACGCGAGCCGCACAGACGCTGCACACGAGCCCAACGCGATGACGTTCTGGCGCCCCAGATCGAACGCGTATGGCAGACCAACATGCAGGTCTACGGCGCCGACAAAGTCTGGCGTCAACTGGCCCGCGAAGGAACGGCGGCAGCGCGGTGCACGGTCGAACGCCTGATGCGTCGCCTCGGCCTGCGCGGCGTGATGCGCGGCAAGGTCGTGCGCACGACGATCAGTGACAAGAAAGCGCAGTGCCCGCTGGACAAGGTCAACCGGCAGTTCAAGGCCGATCGACCGAACCAGCTCTGGGTCTCGGACTTCACCTACGTCTCGACCTGGCAGGGGTGGCTGTACGTGGCCTTCGTCATCGACGTATTTGCCAGACGCATCGTGGGCTGGCGCGTCAGCAGCTCGATGCGCACGGACTTCGTCCTCGACGCCCTGGAGCAGGCGCTCTATGCAAGGCAGCCCGAGCGAGACAGCAGCCTGATCCACCACTCGGATCGCGGCTCGCAATACGTGTCCATCCGGTACTCAGAGCGGCTTGCAGAAGCAGGCATTGAGCCCTCTGTGGGCAGCAAAGGAGACAGTTATGACAACGCCCTGGCCGAGACCATCAACGGCCTCTACAAAGCCGAGCTGATCCATCGTCGAGCCCCCTGGAAGACCAAGGAAGCGGTAGAACTTGCCACGCTCGAATGGGTGGCTTGGTTCAACAACCATCGTTTGCTCGAACCCATCGGCTACATCCCGCCGGCAGAGGCTGAGGCAAACTACTACCGGCAGCGCGCCAGTCAGACCACCACGGTGGCGGCCTGA
- a CDS encoding DUF3883 domain-containing protein gives MSSPLSSLHRSAVIQALDLFAESGRQAFLGQHGFGPARVYFVRHPRTGELCDSNAIVGVACTLQFGKALTAEEFPGGDATVRKVLERLGFEVVVQNEGAAFELAEPRGRRDWSADEVRLLVADHLQMLTQYLNGQSFNKSAHRRALLSRLDGRSEAAIEFKHRNVSAVLQRLGYPTLAGYVPAENAQTLVLTEVVLDQMERFADLDRAAESFIDRPAIEVTNPDFMRVLADVPPRQARIEEPAAPYRVRTPIKRNYVERETHNRQLGLAGEKFVVAFERWRLAERDGLGQLADQVRHVALDDGDGLGYDVLSFERDGSPRYLEVKTTALGDTTPFFVTANELEFARSEPERFRLCRVFDFRHSPRFFELVGPVEQHVHLDPATWRASLQ, from the coding sequence ATGTCCAGCCCGCTTTCCTCGCTCCACCGCAGCGCCGTAATCCAGGCGCTCGACCTTTTCGCAGAGAGTGGCCGTCAGGCCTTTTTGGGCCAGCATGGCTTTGGGCCTGCCCGGGTCTACTTCGTGAGGCACCCGCGTACCGGCGAGCTCTGCGATTCCAACGCCATCGTCGGCGTCGCTTGCACGCTGCAATTCGGCAAGGCCCTGACGGCGGAAGAATTCCCAGGCGGCGATGCCACCGTTCGCAAAGTACTGGAGCGATTGGGCTTCGAGGTGGTCGTTCAGAACGAGGGCGCGGCGTTTGAGTTGGCTGAGCCGCGTGGTCGACGCGATTGGTCCGCCGACGAGGTCCGATTGCTGGTGGCCGACCACCTACAGATGCTGACCCAGTACCTGAATGGCCAGAGCTTCAACAAGTCGGCGCACCGCCGCGCCCTGCTGTCCAGGCTGGATGGCCGCTCAGAAGCCGCGATCGAGTTCAAGCACCGCAATGTCAGCGCCGTGTTGCAGCGATTGGGCTACCCGACGCTGGCGGGTTACGTCCCGGCCGAGAACGCCCAGACGCTGGTGCTCACCGAAGTCGTCCTGGACCAGATGGAACGTTTCGCCGACCTCGACCGCGCCGCCGAATCCTTCATCGACCGCCCAGCCATCGAGGTCACCAACCCGGACTTCATGCGCGTGCTGGCCGACGTTCCACCCCGTCAAGCCCGCATAGAGGAGCCTGCAGCACCCTACCGGGTGCGAACACCGATCAAGCGCAACTATGTCGAACGCGAGACCCACAATCGCCAGTTGGGTCTTGCAGGAGAGAAGTTCGTCGTGGCGTTCGAGCGCTGGCGACTGGCAGAACGCGATGGCCTCGGCCAACTCGCCGACCAAGTGCGCCATGTGGCGCTGGACGATGGCGACGGACTGGGCTATGACGTTCTCTCCTTCGAGCGCGACGGCAGTCCGCGCTACCTGGAAGTGAAGACCACCGCCCTGGGCGACACCACGCCCTTCTTCGTCACCGCCAACGAACTCGAATTCGCCCGCTCCGAGCCCGAGCGCTTCCGCCTCTGTCGCGTCTTCGACTTCCGCCATAGCCCTCGATTCTTCGAGCTGGTTGGACCGGTCGAGCAGCACGTGCATCTGGATCCGGCGACCTGGCGGGCCAGCTTGCAGTGA
- a CDS encoding cupin domain-containing protein, translated as MGAGNALQVGRVVQGAGSYTSQQGSVYAPGISAETVGAKAVFLGRVTIPPAGRTKAHLHEFHESAFYLLSGEAVELCTGPRLEHRELAHAGDYLFIPANVPHVAVNRGTSPAVFIGVRNEPTAQESVVMLPELDALVP; from the coding sequence ATGGGTGCAGGCAACGCATTGCAGGTGGGTCGCGTCGTGCAGGGCGCGGGCAGCTACACCAGCCAGCAGGGCTCGGTCTATGCGCCGGGCATCAGTGCCGAGACCGTCGGCGCCAAGGCCGTCTTCCTGGGGCGGGTCACCATCCCACCGGCAGGCCGCACCAAGGCGCATCTGCACGAGTTCCATGAGTCCGCCTTCTACCTGCTGAGCGGCGAGGCCGTCGAGCTCTGCACCGGGCCGCGCCTCGAACACCGCGAGCTGGCCCATGCGGGCGACTACCTGTTCATTCCCGCCAACGTGCCGCACGTGGCCGTCAACCGTGGCACGTCACCCGCGGTCTTCATCGGCGTGCGCAATGAACCCACGGCGCAGGAGAGCGTGGTCATGCTCCCGGAGCTGGACGCCCTGGTGCCATGA
- a CDS encoding Bug family tripartite tricarboxylate transporter substrate binding protein has protein sequence MRSTSLLFAAALSWGVGTGGHAVAQSWPSRPITVISAFPPANNDQIIRMVDGPFQAVFKQPLVIENRPGAGGNLGAEAVARATPDGHTLLVTVDTVATVNPRVYQNLKFKADVDLVPIIYLANSAQTLVCHPSVPVKSVAELGAHARSHDLSYASGGQGVPGHLAAEMFLAATGLRMTHIPYKGPTAALQDLMGGNVHCGFLATPTVMPHVKSGRLTGLAVTSARRSPIALELQTMSEAGVAGFEASFGQLLLAPRGTPAPVVAALNETFAAALAQDDVRARMLAMDLEFVPNTPEQAAARLRKEADKWARVVERLGLRAD, from the coding sequence ATGCGTTCGACTTCACTCCTCTTCGCCGCGGCGCTCTCGTGGGGCGTTGGCACCGGTGGCCACGCCGTCGCACAGAGCTGGCCCAGCAGGCCCATCACCGTGATCTCGGCCTTTCCGCCCGCCAACAACGACCAGATCATCCGCATGGTCGACGGGCCCTTCCAGGCGGTGTTCAAGCAACCGCTGGTGATCGAGAACCGCCCCGGCGCGGGCGGCAACCTCGGCGCCGAGGCCGTTGCCCGGGCAACGCCCGACGGCCACACGCTGCTGGTGACGGTGGACACGGTGGCCACCGTCAACCCGCGGGTCTATCAGAACCTGAAGTTCAAGGCCGATGTCGACCTGGTGCCCATCATCTACCTGGCGAACTCGGCGCAGACGCTGGTGTGCCATCCGTCGGTGCCCGTCAAGTCGGTGGCCGAGCTGGGGGCCCATGCCCGGTCACATGACCTGTCCTACGCCTCCGGCGGGCAGGGCGTGCCCGGCCATCTGGCGGCCGAGATGTTCCTGGCGGCCACCGGCCTGCGCATGACGCACATCCCGTACAAGGGGCCTACTGCGGCGCTGCAGGACCTGATGGGCGGCAACGTGCACTGCGGCTTCCTGGCCACGCCGACGGTCATGCCGCATGTGAAGAGCGGCCGGCTCACCGGCCTGGCGGTCACTTCGGCCAGGCGCTCGCCCATTGCGCTGGAGCTGCAGACGATGAGCGAGGCGGGCGTGGCCGGCTTCGAGGCCAGCTTCGGGCAGCTGTTGCTGGCGCCCAGGGGCACGCCGGCACCGGTGGTGGCGGCCCTGAACGAGACCTTCGCAGCGGCGCTGGCGCAGGACGACGTGCGCGCCCGGATGCTGGCGATGGACCTGGAGTTCGTCCCCAACACGCCCGAGCAGGCGGCCGCGCGCTTGCGCAAGGAGGCCGACAAATGGGCGCGGGTCGTGGAACGCCTGGGCTTGAGGGCCGATTGA
- a CDS encoding LysR family transcriptional regulator, translated as MRLTQIRDFLAVVDAGSINAAARRLGVSQPGLTKSLGSLEEELGASLLKRSPTGVTLTALGRLFHVRVRAGYAELAKAQEELAREAKAQVALGFGPFFAAQVVPQAVLRWREKFPDVQLRLVEGLRHATGPMVRDASLDMSLAPRAPQGQDDPAIRFKPIAHLEQIVVARQGHPLAQARSAAALASQEWVSNLRRAATAEALRAIGAPEPRQVMECESFSTMSALLAGSDMLAIVQHPFLDMVLGMPQVDKALQQIPIAERLPGMTVGLHTRADAPLTRPAAALARLLAEIGRSLLQRQPPQS; from the coding sequence ATGAGACTGACGCAGATCCGCGACTTCCTTGCCGTGGTCGATGCAGGCAGCATCAACGCCGCGGCCCGCAGGCTCGGCGTGTCCCAGCCCGGCCTCACCAAGAGCCTGGGCTCGCTGGAGGAAGAGCTCGGTGCCTCGCTGCTGAAGCGCTCGCCCACCGGCGTCACGCTCACCGCATTGGGGCGGCTCTTCCACGTGCGGGTGCGCGCCGGCTACGCCGAGCTGGCCAAGGCCCAGGAAGAGCTCGCGCGGGAGGCCAAGGCCCAGGTGGCCCTCGGCTTCGGCCCCTTCTTCGCCGCCCAGGTCGTGCCGCAGGCGGTGCTGCGCTGGCGCGAGAAGTTTCCGGACGTGCAGCTGCGCCTGGTGGAGGGCCTGCGGCACGCCACCGGCCCGATGGTGCGCGACGCCTCCCTGGACATGAGCCTGGCGCCGCGCGCACCGCAGGGGCAGGACGATCCGGCCATCCGCTTCAAGCCCATTGCCCATCTGGAGCAGATCGTCGTCGCGCGCCAGGGGCATCCACTCGCCCAGGCCCGCTCGGCGGCCGCGCTGGCCAGCCAGGAGTGGGTGAGCAACCTGCGGCGCGCGGCCACCGCCGAGGCGCTGCGAGCGATCGGCGCGCCCGAGCCCCGGCAGGTCATGGAGTGCGAGTCCTTCAGCACCATGAGCGCGCTGCTCGCCGGCTCCGACATGCTGGCCATCGTGCAGCACCCTTTCCTCGACATGGTTCTCGGCATGCCACAAGTGGACAAGGCCCTGCAGCAGATCCCCATCGCGGAGCGCCTGCCGGGCATGACCGTGGGCCTGCACACCCGCGCCGACGCGCCGTTGACCCGGCCCGCCGCCGCCCTGGCCCGGCTGCTGGCGGAGATCGGCCGCAGCTTGTTGCAGAGGCAGCCACCGCAGTCCTGA
- a CDS encoding methyl-accepting chemotaxis protein, with translation MFANLKIRHLIGTLVMSISLVWGVAVVMANASGPSHVLQQSYQERGDLFNKIFAGQVHEQSESLAMALTALTNDGALVDTFVAGDRDALLVKAKPIFEQLKARYQITHFYFIGTDDKIVLRVHNPSSHSDVVKRATFLRAKENRKLGKGIEMGAKFFSLRVVMPVEREGKVVGYMELGEELDHLVSAFGDSTGAKISMWLSKDYVEKKKLKEEFKKVGDYALVMASDAAEQQSLMQQYLASSGGGLGFAKIKVGGLNFGAKAMPFKDAFGDEAGVVLYAYDVSLADSALSRFNVTILSIVVVMLVVSAFLGVWLSRRISRPIGEAARLAEAVAQGDLSQRPQVSGNDEVAQLLRSLSRMQASLAGVIGTVRGNAESVATAGAQIAQGNQDLSNRTGQQASALQQTAASMEELSSTVNQNAANANQANQLALGASEVAIQGGKVVGEVVQTMKGINDSSKKIADIIAVIDGIAFQTNILALNAAVEAARAGEQGRGFAVVASEVRSLAARSAEAAKEIKTLIHASVERVERGTALVDQAGATMTEVVGAIKRVTDIMGEISAASTEQSQGVAQVGEAVTQMDHTTQQNAALVEQGAAAAESLKVQAQQLVQAVAVFKVPQHNAAIAHG, from the coding sequence ATGTTCGCAAACCTCAAGATCCGCCACCTGATCGGCACCCTGGTCATGTCGATCTCGCTCGTCTGGGGCGTGGCCGTGGTCATGGCCAACGCCAGCGGCCCCTCGCACGTGCTTCAGCAGTCGTACCAGGAAAGGGGCGACCTATTCAACAAGATCTTCGCCGGTCAGGTCCATGAGCAGTCGGAGTCCCTGGCCATGGCACTGACGGCCCTGACCAACGACGGGGCCCTCGTCGACACATTCGTGGCCGGCGACCGCGACGCCCTGCTGGTAAAGGCCAAGCCCATCTTCGAGCAATTGAAGGCCCGGTATCAGATCACCCACTTCTACTTCATCGGCACCGACGACAAGATCGTGCTGCGCGTTCACAACCCATCCAGCCACAGTGACGTCGTCAAGCGTGCCACCTTCCTGCGGGCCAAGGAGAACCGCAAGCTGGGCAAGGGCATCGAAATGGGTGCCAAGTTCTTCTCCCTGCGGGTGGTGATGCCGGTCGAACGTGAGGGCAAGGTCGTGGGCTACATGGAACTCGGTGAAGAGCTCGATCACCTGGTTTCGGCATTCGGCGACTCCACCGGCGCCAAGATCTCCATGTGGTTGAGCAAGGACTACGTGGAGAAGAAGAAGCTGAAGGAAGAATTCAAGAAGGTGGGCGACTACGCGCTCGTGATGGCCTCCGACGCCGCCGAGCAGCAGAGCCTGATGCAGCAGTACCTGGCCAGCAGCGGCGGCGGCCTCGGTTTCGCGAAGATCAAGGTCGGCGGCCTGAACTTCGGGGCCAAGGCGATGCCGTTCAAGGACGCCTTCGGCGACGAGGCGGGGGTGGTTCTCTACGCCTACGACGTTTCGCTTGCGGACAGTGCCTTGAGCCGCTTCAACGTGACGATCCTGAGCATCGTGGTAGTCATGCTGGTCGTCTCCGCTTTTCTAGGCGTGTGGCTGTCGCGCCGCATCAGCCGCCCGATCGGTGAAGCGGCTCGGCTGGCCGAGGCGGTTGCCCAAGGCGACCTGAGCCAACGCCCGCAGGTCTCAGGCAACGATGAAGTCGCGCAGCTGTTGCGGTCATTGAGCCGGATGCAGGCGTCGCTGGCCGGCGTCATCGGCACGGTGCGCGGCAATGCCGAAAGCGTGGCCACGGCCGGCGCGCAGATCGCGCAGGGCAACCAGGACCTGTCCAACCGCACCGGACAACAAGCCTCCGCCCTGCAGCAGACCGCGGCGTCCATGGAGGAACTGTCGTCCACCGTCAATCAAAACGCCGCCAACGCCAATCAGGCCAACCAATTGGCGCTGGGCGCGAGCGAGGTCGCCATCCAGGGCGGCAAGGTGGTCGGTGAAGTCGTGCAGACGATGAAGGGCATCAACGACAGCAGCAAGAAGATCGCCGACATCATCGCCGTCATCGACGGCATCGCCTTCCAGACCAACATCCTGGCGCTCAATGCGGCCGTCGAGGCGGCGCGCGCCGGCGAGCAAGGAAGGGGCTTCGCCGTCGTGGCCAGTGAAGTGCGCAGCTTGGCTGCCCGCTCGGCCGAAGCCGCCAAGGAAATCAAGACCCTGATCCACGCCAGCGTGGAACGCGTCGAACGGGGCACGGCACTGGTCGACCAGGCCGGCGCCACGATGACCGAAGTGGTGGGCGCCATCAAGCGCGTGACCGACATCATGGGCGAGATCAGCGCTGCCAGCACCGAGCAGAGCCAGGGCGTGGCGCAGGTGGGCGAGGCGGTGACCCAGATGGACCACACGACGCAGCAGAACGCGGCGCTGGTGGAACAAGGCGCTGCTGCCGCCGAGAGCCTGAAGGTACAGGCGCAGCAATTGGTGCAGGCGGTCGCAGTGTTCAAGGTGCCGCAGCACAACGCGGCCATTGCTCACGGCTGA
- a CDS encoding hydroxymethylglutaryl-CoA lyase, whose product MSLLKSLPSLPAKVTLVEVGPRDGLQNEKQPVPTATKIELVHRLQAAGLREIEVTSFVSPKWVPQMADNAEVMAGITRAPGVRYSVLTPNLKGWEAAALTRPDEIVVFGAASEAFSQKNINCSIAESIERFAPVVAAARAAGVKVRGAISCTVGCPYEGDIAPERVGLVARLMKEIGVQHVGVADTIGVGTPRKVQRALEAALAHYPLEEVSGHFHDTYGMAVGNVYAALELGIATFDTSVSGLGGCPYAKGATGNVATEDVVWLLHGLGIETGIDLDALSDAGGFIRAALGQGRDATASRVARAIGANRRQ is encoded by the coding sequence ATGAGTCTGCTGAAATCGCTCCCCTCCTTGCCGGCCAAGGTCACGCTGGTCGAGGTCGGCCCGCGCGACGGCCTGCAGAACGAGAAGCAGCCGGTGCCCACCGCCACCAAGATCGAACTGGTGCACCGCCTGCAGGCAGCCGGCCTGCGCGAGATCGAGGTCACCAGCTTCGTCAGCCCCAAATGGGTGCCGCAGATGGCCGACAACGCCGAGGTGATGGCCGGCATCACCCGCGCGCCCGGTGTGCGCTACTCGGTGTTGACGCCCAACCTGAAGGGCTGGGAGGCCGCGGCGCTGACCCGGCCGGACGAGATCGTCGTCTTCGGCGCCGCCAGCGAGGCCTTCAGCCAGAAGAACATCAACTGCTCGATCGCCGAGTCCATCGAGCGCTTCGCGCCGGTGGTCGCTGCCGCCCGCGCGGCCGGCGTCAAGGTGCGCGGGGCGATCTCCTGCACGGTGGGCTGCCCCTACGAGGGTGACATTGCGCCCGAGCGTGTCGGCCTGGTGGCCCGGTTGATGAAGGAGATCGGCGTGCAGCACGTCGGTGTGGCCGACACCATCGGCGTGGGCACCCCGCGCAAGGTGCAGCGTGCGCTGGAGGCGGCGCTGGCGCACTATCCGCTGGAAGAAGTCAGTGGCCATTTCCACGACACCTACGGCATGGCGGTCGGCAACGTCTACGCAGCGCTGGAGCTGGGCATCGCCACCTTCGATACCAGCGTCAGCGGCCTGGGCGGTTGCCCCTACGCCAAGGGCGCGACCGGCAACGTCGCCACCGAGGACGTGGTCTGGCTGCTACACGGCCTGGGCATCGAGACCGGGATCGACCTGGATGCGCTCAGCGACGCGGGTGGATTCATCCGTGCGGCGCTCGGGCAGGGCCGTGACGCCACGGCGTCGAGGGTGGCCCGAGCCATCGGAGCAAACCGGCGACAGTGA